One stretch of Methylococcus capsulatus DNA includes these proteins:
- the nifD gene encoding nitrogenase molybdenum-iron protein alpha chain, translating to MSLTVEQVKQRNKDLIKEVLEVYPDKTAKRRAKHLGTFEEGKPDCGVKSNIKSIPGVMTIRGCAYAGSKGVVWGPIKDMIHISHGPVGCGQYSWASRRNYYIGTTGIDTFVTMQFTSDFQEKDIVFGGDKKLEKIIDEIEELFPLNHGITVQSECPIGLIGDDIEAVSKKKSKEYNGKTIVPVRCEGFRGVSQSLGHHIANDAVRDWVFDKAGDKHPEFQSTPYDVAIIGDYNIGGDAWSSRILLEEMGLRVIAQWSGDGTLAELENTPKAKLNVLHCYRSMNYISRHLEEKYGVPWVEYNFFGPTKIAESLRKIASFFDDKIKEGAERVIAKYQPLMDAVIAKYRPRLEGKKVMLFVGGLRPRHVIGAYEDLGMEIVGTGYEFGHNDDYQRTTHYVKDGTLIYDDVTGYEFEKFVEAIQPDLVGSGIKEKYVFQKMGVPFRQMHSWDYSGPYHGYDGFAIFARDMDMAINNPVWGLTKAPWKSAA from the coding sequence ATGAGCCTCACAGTTGAGCAAGTCAAACAGAGAAACAAGGACCTCATCAAAGAGGTGCTTGAGGTTTATCCCGACAAGACGGCCAAGCGCCGCGCCAAGCACCTTGGCACCTTCGAAGAAGGCAAGCCCGACTGCGGGGTCAAATCCAACATCAAGTCGATCCCCGGCGTCATGACCATCCGCGGCTGCGCCTACGCAGGTTCCAAGGGGGTGGTCTGGGGTCCCATCAAGGACATGATCCACATCAGCCACGGTCCCGTCGGCTGCGGCCAGTATTCCTGGGCGTCGCGCCGCAACTACTACATCGGCACCACCGGCATCGACACTTTCGTCACCATGCAGTTCACCTCCGATTTCCAGGAGAAGGACATCGTCTTCGGTGGTGACAAGAAGCTGGAAAAGATCATCGACGAAATCGAAGAGCTGTTCCCGCTGAACCACGGCATCACCGTCCAGTCCGAGTGCCCGATCGGCCTCATCGGCGACGACATCGAGGCCGTATCCAAGAAGAAGTCCAAGGAATACAACGGCAAAACCATCGTGCCGGTGCGCTGCGAAGGCTTCCGCGGCGTCTCGCAATCGCTGGGCCATCACATCGCCAACGATGCGGTGCGTGACTGGGTGTTCGACAAGGCGGGCGACAAGCATCCCGAGTTCCAGTCCACGCCGTATGACGTCGCCATCATCGGCGACTACAACATCGGCGGCGACGCCTGGTCTTCCCGCATCCTGCTGGAAGAAATGGGGCTGCGCGTAATCGCCCAGTGGTCCGGTGACGGCACCCTGGCCGAGCTGGAAAACACGCCGAAGGCCAAGCTGAACGTGCTGCACTGCTACCGTTCGATGAACTACATCTCCCGCCACCTGGAAGAGAAGTACGGTGTGCCGTGGGTGGAGTACAACTTCTTCGGTCCCACCAAGATCGCTGAGTCGCTGCGCAAGATCGCCAGCTTCTTCGACGACAAGATCAAGGAAGGTGCGGAGCGTGTCATCGCCAAGTACCAGCCGCTGATGGATGCGGTGATCGCGAAGTACCGTCCGCGTCTGGAAGGCAAGAAGGTCATGCTGTTCGTAGGGGGCTTGCGTCCGCGTCACGTGATCGGTGCCTACGAGGACCTGGGGATGGAAATCGTCGGTACCGGCTACGAGTTCGGCCACAACGACGACTACCAGCGTACCACGCACTACGTCAAGGACGGCACGCTGATCTATGACGACGTGACGGGCTATGAGTTCGAGAAGTTCGTCGAAGCCATCCAGCCCGACCTGGTCGGTTCCGGCATCAAGGAAAAGTACGTGTTCCAGAAGATGGGCGTACCGTTCCGGCAGATGCATTCCTGGGACTATTCCGGCCCCTACCACGGTTATGACGGCTTCGCCATTTTCGCCAGGGATATGGACATGGCCATCAATAACCCGGTCTGGGGTTTGACCAAGGCCCCGTGGAAGAGCGCGGCTTAA
- the nifK gene encoding nitrogenase molybdenum-iron protein subunit beta, translating to MSQNAEKVLDHFNLFREPEYTNLFENKRKEFEFMPPDAQVEEVREWAKTEEYKEKNFAREALVVNPAKACQPLGAVFAAVGFEGTIPFVHGSQGCVAYYRSHFSRHFKEPTSCVSSSMTEDAAVFGGLNNMIDGLANTYNMYKPKMIAVSTTCMAEVIGDDLNAFIKTSKEKGSIPAEFDVPFAHTPAFVGSHITGYDNVMKGILQHFWDGKAGTVEPLVRQPNESINFLGGFDGYTVGNLREIKRIFNLFGIDYTIIGDNSDVWDTPTDGEFRMYDGGTTLEQAANALHAKATISMQEFCTEKTLPFIAEHGQEVVALNHPIGVKGTDRFLMEISRLTGKPIPAELEKERGRLVDAIADSTAHIHGQKFAIYGDPDLCYGLAEFLLELGAEPTHVLATNGSKAWETKMQALFDSSPFGKNCKVYPGKDLWHMRSLLFTEPVDFLIGNTYGKYLERDTGTPLIRIGFPIFDRHHKHRYPVWGYQGGLNVLVWILDRMFEAIDANTNIPAKTDYSFDIIR from the coding sequence ATGAGTCAGAATGCAGAGAAGGTTCTCGATCATTTCAACCTATTCCGCGAGCCGGAGTATACGAATCTGTTCGAGAACAAGAGGAAAGAGTTCGAATTCATGCCCCCCGACGCTCAGGTCGAGGAGGTTCGCGAATGGGCCAAGACCGAGGAGTACAAGGAAAAGAACTTTGCCCGTGAAGCGCTGGTCGTCAATCCCGCCAAAGCCTGCCAGCCGCTAGGCGCCGTCTTCGCGGCCGTCGGTTTCGAAGGCACCATTCCCTTCGTCCATGGCTCTCAGGGTTGTGTGGCTTACTACCGCTCGCACTTCAGCCGCCACTTCAAGGAACCGACTTCCTGCGTGTCTTCGTCGATGACGGAAGACGCGGCGGTGTTCGGCGGCCTGAACAACATGATCGACGGTCTGGCCAACACCTACAACATGTACAAGCCGAAGATGATCGCCGTGTCCACCACCTGCATGGCGGAAGTGATCGGCGACGACTTGAACGCCTTCATCAAGACATCGAAGGAGAAAGGCAGCATTCCGGCCGAGTTCGATGTTCCGTTCGCCCATACCCCGGCCTTCGTCGGCAGCCACATCACCGGCTACGACAACGTCATGAAAGGTATCCTGCAGCACTTCTGGGACGGCAAGGCCGGTACCGTCGAGCCGCTGGTGCGCCAGCCCAACGAGTCGATTAACTTCCTCGGCGGTTTCGACGGCTATACCGTGGGCAACCTGCGCGAGATCAAGCGCATCTTCAATCTGTTCGGCATCGACTACACCATCATCGGCGATAACAGCGACGTGTGGGATACCCCCACTGACGGCGAGTTCCGCATGTACGATGGCGGTACCACCCTGGAGCAGGCGGCCAACGCGCTGCACGCCAAGGCAACCATCTCCATGCAAGAGTTCTGCACGGAGAAGACCCTTCCGTTCATCGCTGAGCATGGCCAGGAGGTCGTTGCCCTGAATCATCCGATCGGCGTGAAGGGGACCGATAGGTTCCTGATGGAAATCTCGCGCCTGACCGGCAAACCGATTCCGGCGGAACTGGAGAAGGAGCGGGGCCGTCTAGTGGATGCCATCGCCGACTCCACCGCTCACATCCACGGCCAGAAATTCGCCATCTACGGCGATCCCGATCTGTGCTACGGTCTGGCGGAATTCCTGCTGGAACTGGGTGCGGAGCCGACCCATGTCCTCGCTACCAACGGCAGCAAGGCCTGGGAAACCAAAATGCAGGCACTGTTCGATTCCTCGCCGTTCGGCAAGAACTGCAAAGTTTATCCGGGCAAGGATCTGTGGCACATGCGCTCGCTCCTGTTCACCGAGCCTGTCGACTTCCTGATCGGCAACACCTACGGCAAGTACCTGGAGCGTGATACCGGAACGCCGCTGATCCGCATCGGCTTCCCGATCTTCGATCGCCACCATAAACACCGTTATCCGGTGTGGGGCTATCAAGGCGGCCTGAATGTACTGGTCTGGATCCTTGATCGCATGTTCGAGGCGATCGACGCCAACACCAACATTCCCGCCAAAACCGACTACAGCTTCGACATCATTCGCTGA
- a CDS encoding 2Fe-2S iron-sulfur cluster-binding protein: MANVTFSSPLLPKDVTVYAVAGDTHTLLKVAQKNKIPLPFECEDGNCGSCVIEVVSLSDKPFMAQDLSEKERATLLAAGKLSKAEIEEAVVNDKPPRYRLACQYIVRDEDVLVKFSGEPGVV, encoded by the coding sequence ATGGCTAACGTGACTTTTTCCTCCCCGCTTTTGCCGAAGGACGTCACCGTCTACGCGGTGGCCGGCGATACCCACACTCTTCTCAAAGTCGCACAGAAGAACAAGATTCCCCTCCCCTTCGAATGCGAGGACGGCAACTGCGGTTCCTGCGTGATAGAAGTGGTGTCGCTATCGGACAAACCCTTCATGGCGCAGGATCTCTCCGAGAAGGAACGTGCGACCCTGCTGGCGGCGGGGAAGCTTTCCAAGGCGGAGATCGAAGAAGCGGTGGTCAACGACAAGCCCCCGCGCTATCGCCTGGCCTGCCAGTACATCGTCCGCGACGAGGATGTGCTGGTGAAATTCAGCGGTGAGCCCGGCGTCGTCTGA
- a CDS encoding CDP-alcohol phosphatidyltransferase family protein: protein MRPEHIPNIISTLRIFLVYPVVHLMLAERYTAALALFVVAGLSDAIDGYLAKRYGWQSRLGSYLDPLADKLLLVCCFVAGAWLGLLPVWMAAAVLLRDAVIVAGAIAYYLLLHPFDGQPILASKLNTLLQLAYIVAILFNRGVSELPPLLLDTLLAATLTTTIASGAIYVYVWGRNYRLERAQGRR, encoded by the coding sequence ATGCGGCCAGAACACATCCCCAACATCATCAGCACCCTCCGGATATTCCTGGTCTACCCGGTGGTCCACCTGATGCTGGCGGAGCGCTATACGGCCGCCTTGGCGCTGTTCGTGGTCGCCGGCCTGTCTGATGCGATCGACGGCTACCTCGCCAAACGTTATGGCTGGCAGTCCCGGCTCGGCTCCTACCTGGACCCGCTGGCAGACAAGCTGCTCCTGGTCTGCTGCTTCGTCGCCGGCGCCTGGCTCGGCCTCCTCCCCGTCTGGATGGCCGCCGCCGTACTCCTGCGCGATGCCGTGATCGTCGCCGGCGCCATCGCCTATTACCTGCTGCTGCACCCCTTCGACGGCCAGCCCATCCTCGCCAGTAAGCTGAACACCCTGCTGCAACTGGCGTACATCGTCGCTATCCTCTTCAACCGTGGCGTCTCCGAACTGCCCCCGCTCCTGCTCGACACCCTCCTCGCCGCCACCCTAACCACCACGATCGCCAGCGGAGCGATCTACGTCTACGTCTGGGGACGGAACTATCGGCTGGAACGGGCACAGGGACGAAGATGA
- the purM gene encoding phosphoribosylformylglycinamidine cyclo-ligase, with amino-acid sequence MKTENPLSFDYKSAGVDIAAGNALVERIKPAARKTARPGVLAGLGGFGSLFELPVERYRKPVLVAGTDGVGTKLRLAIESGRHGGVGIDLVAMCANDIVVQGAEPLFFLDYYATGKLDVDVASAVIAGIAQGCEQAGCALVGGETAEMPGMYAGGDYDLAGFCVGVVEKDAIIDGSRVRPGDRLVGLASSGPHSNGYSLIRKIVEHSGLGLDAPVAGRALGDWLLEPTRIYVKPLLELLKTVEVHALAHITGGGITENLPRVLPAGTAARIDTAGWTMPEIFRWLQRQGGVETSEMFRTFNCGVGMIVGVAAEDEARTLEVLRRLGERAFAVGEVIPGEPAVHYV; translated from the coding sequence TTGAAAACCGAAAATCCCCTTTCTTTCGACTACAAGAGCGCCGGTGTCGACATTGCGGCCGGCAATGCCCTGGTGGAGCGCATCAAACCGGCGGCGCGGAAGACGGCCCGGCCCGGCGTCTTGGCGGGATTGGGGGGATTCGGTTCGCTGTTCGAGTTGCCGGTGGAGCGTTACCGCAAGCCGGTGCTGGTGGCGGGAACCGATGGGGTCGGCACCAAGCTCCGCCTGGCTATCGAGTCGGGTCGCCACGGCGGCGTCGGCATTGACCTGGTGGCGATGTGTGCCAACGACATCGTGGTGCAGGGCGCCGAGCCGCTGTTCTTCCTCGATTACTACGCGACCGGCAAGCTGGACGTGGACGTCGCGTCTGCCGTGATCGCCGGCATCGCCCAGGGCTGCGAGCAGGCCGGCTGCGCCCTGGTCGGCGGCGAAACGGCGGAGATGCCGGGCATGTACGCCGGCGGCGACTACGATCTGGCCGGCTTCTGTGTCGGTGTGGTGGAAAAGGATGCCATCATCGACGGCAGCCGGGTCAGGCCGGGCGACCGGCTGGTCGGCCTGGCGTCCTCGGGGCCGCATTCCAACGGCTATTCGCTCATCCGCAAGATCGTCGAGCATTCCGGCCTGGGGCTGGATGCGCCGGTGGCCGGCCGCGCCCTGGGCGACTGGCTGCTCGAGCCGACCCGGATCTACGTCAAGCCGCTGCTCGAACTCCTGAAAACCGTGGAGGTCCATGCCCTGGCTCACATCACCGGCGGCGGCATCACCGAGAACCTACCGCGCGTGCTGCCGGCCGGCACCGCGGCCCGGATCGACACCGCTGGCTGGACGATGCCTGAGATTTTCCGCTGGCTGCAACGGCAGGGTGGGGTGGAGACGTCCGAGATGTTCAGGACGTTCAATTGCGGCGTCGGCATGATCGTAGGCGTGGCGGCGGAGGACGAGGCGCGTACCCTGGAGGTCCTGCGCAGGCTGGGCGAGCGCGCCTTTGCCGTGGGCGAAGTCATTCCCGGCGAGCCCGCCGTCCATTACGTCTGA
- a CDS encoding glycosyltransferase family 2 protein, translated as MSMRLSVVVPVHNEVDNLESLIGEITQALSPLGDYEIIYVDDGSTDGTLEKLRALKASVPGLRVLRHVRCCGQSTALRTGIQAARGAWVATLDGDGQNDPADIPRLLEALDQLGGETGRGMVAGYRRKRKDTGWRRFSSRIANAVRGGLLRDNTPDTGCGLKVFSRALFLELPYFDHMHRFLPALTQRAGAPVISVEVNHRPRLSGVSKYGTWHRLWVGIVDLFGVMWLQRRARVPQVEELGV; from the coding sequence ATATCCATGCGCCTTTCGGTCGTCGTTCCCGTCCACAACGAAGTAGACAATCTCGAATCCCTCATCGGCGAAATCACCCAGGCGCTGTCGCCGCTGGGGGATTATGAAATCATCTACGTCGACGACGGCAGCACCGACGGGACGCTGGAGAAGCTGCGTGCGCTGAAGGCATCGGTGCCTGGACTGCGCGTGCTCCGGCATGTCCGCTGCTGCGGGCAGAGTACGGCGCTGCGCACCGGTATCCAGGCGGCGCGGGGGGCGTGGGTCGCCACCCTCGACGGTGACGGCCAGAACGACCCCGCGGACATCCCCCGCCTGCTCGAAGCCCTGGACCAGCTCGGCGGCGAAACCGGCCGCGGCATGGTGGCCGGCTATCGGCGGAAGCGCAAGGACACCGGCTGGCGCCGGTTCTCCTCCCGTATCGCCAATGCTGTGCGCGGCGGTTTGCTGCGCGACAACACGCCGGATACCGGCTGCGGCCTCAAGGTTTTTTCCCGCGCCCTGTTTCTGGAGCTTCCTTATTTCGACCACATGCACCGTTTCCTGCCAGCCTTGACCCAGCGGGCGGGTGCGCCGGTCATCTCCGTCGAGGTCAATCACCGCCCCCGCCTTTCGGGCGTCTCCAAGTACGGCACCTGGCACCGGCTGTGGGTGGGGATCGTGGACCTGTTTGGTGTGATGTGGCTGCAGCGGCGCGCGCGTGTTCCGCAGGTCGAGGAACTGGGTGTCTGA
- a CDS encoding cupin domain-containing protein has translation MKSRTSWPLLLLAAAAGLDGQAIAAEAAFSRQELLEKGFEPAPPRIDVRVARVVLPVGYKTPLHTHEGPGPRYVVRGRVRVEEGGQSNTYEPGQVFWESGQWMSIENVGENEAEIILIELAKPK, from the coding sequence ATGAAATCACGCACGAGCTGGCCGCTTCTGTTGCTGGCCGCTGCCGCCGGCCTGGATGGCCAGGCCATTGCCGCCGAGGCTGCTTTTTCCCGCCAGGAGCTGTTGGAGAAAGGTTTCGAGCCGGCGCCGCCGCGCATCGACGTGCGGGTGGCGCGGGTGGTGCTGCCCGTGGGCTACAAGACGCCGCTGCATACCCACGAAGGGCCGGGGCCGCGCTACGTGGTGCGTGGGCGCGTGCGGGTCGAGGAAGGCGGCCAGTCCAACACCTACGAACCGGGCCAGGTGTTCTGGGAGTCCGGGCAATGGATGAGCATCGAGAACGTAGGCGAAAACGAGGCGGAGATCATCCTCATCGAACTGGCGAAGCCGAAATGA
- the nadA gene encoding quinolinate synthase NadA → MSETALSIHDYAMLDDAECETRIRAARAALGKRCVILGHHYQRDEVFRHADFTGDSLKLSRLASQSEAEYIVFCGVHFMAEVADILSRPDQIAILPDLAAGCSMADMANLVAVERCWRELATVLDPESEVTPVTYINSAADLKAFCGRHGGIVCTSSNAQKILEWSFARRGKILFFPDQHLGRNTGHRMGIPLEEMVTWDFGKPLGGLTEDEIRRARMILWAGFCSVHQMFRPEHIDRFLEQYPDTRVIVHPECSFEVCRKAQYIGSTEYILNTVRAAEPNTRWLVGTELNLVNRLAREVQPQGKSVHFLSPTVCMCSTMFRTDPQHLLWVLENLVEGHVVNRIEVSAAIAAEARGALENMLQVA, encoded by the coding sequence ATGAGTGAAACCGCTTTATCCATACACGATTACGCGATGCTCGACGATGCCGAGTGCGAAACCCGCATCCGGGCAGCGCGGGCGGCGCTGGGCAAGCGCTGTGTGATCCTCGGCCATCATTACCAGCGCGACGAGGTGTTCCGGCACGCCGACTTCACCGGCGATTCGCTGAAGCTGTCCCGTCTGGCCTCCCAGTCGGAGGCGGAATACATCGTCTTCTGCGGCGTGCATTTCATGGCGGAGGTCGCCGACATCCTGTCGCGGCCTGACCAGATCGCCATCCTGCCGGACCTGGCCGCCGGCTGCTCGATGGCGGATATGGCGAACTTGGTCGCGGTGGAGCGCTGCTGGCGCGAGTTGGCGACGGTGCTCGATCCGGAAAGCGAGGTGACACCGGTCACTTACATCAATTCGGCGGCCGATCTCAAGGCGTTCTGCGGGCGCCATGGCGGCATCGTCTGCACTTCCAGCAATGCGCAGAAGATCCTGGAGTGGAGCTTCGCCCGGCGCGGGAAGATTCTGTTTTTCCCCGACCAGCACCTGGGCCGCAACACCGGCCACCGCATGGGGATCCCGCTGGAGGAGATGGTCACCTGGGATTTCGGTAAACCCCTGGGCGGCCTGACGGAAGACGAGATCCGACGGGCGCGGATGATCCTCTGGGCCGGTTTCTGCTCGGTGCACCAGATGTTCCGCCCCGAACACATCGACCGTTTCCTTGAGCAGTATCCCGACACCCGGGTGATCGTGCACCCCGAGTGTAGCTTCGAGGTCTGCCGGAAGGCGCAGTACATCGGCTCCACCGAATACATCCTCAACACCGTCCGGGCCGCTGAGCCGAACACGCGCTGGCTGGTGGGTACGGAGCTCAACCTGGTCAACCGCCTGGCCCGCGAGGTCCAGCCGCAGGGCAAATCGGTGCATTTCCTCTCGCCCACGGTGTGCATGTGCTCGACCATGTTCCGGACCGACCCGCAGCATCTGCTCTGGGTGCTGGAGAATCTGGTCGAAGGCCATGTGGTCAACCGGATCGAGGTCTCCGCCGCCATCGCCGCCGAGGCCCGCGGGGCGCTGGAAAACATGTTGCAAGTGGCCTGA
- the rlmH gene encoding 23S rRNA (pseudouridine(1915)-N(3))-methyltransferase RlmH → MQLNLVCVGERMPSWVTAGYDEYARRLPRECALALREIAPGKRTRHCDIQRIVADEGQRMLAAVGGNAHIVTLDAAGKSWSTRELADALARWQRDGRDIALLVGGPDGLSEVCRQRAAESWSLSRMTFPHPLVRVIVAEQLYRAWTLLNHHPYHR, encoded by the coding sequence ATGCAGCTCAACTTGGTCTGCGTGGGCGAGCGCATGCCGTCCTGGGTCACCGCGGGGTACGATGAGTACGCCCGTCGCCTGCCGCGCGAATGTGCTCTGGCGCTGCGTGAGATCGCGCCGGGTAAACGTACCCGTCATTGCGACATCCAGCGCATCGTCGCCGACGAAGGTCAGCGGATGCTGGCCGCGGTGGGCGGCAATGCGCACATCGTCACGCTGGACGCCGCCGGCAAGTCCTGGAGTACGCGCGAACTGGCCGACGCCCTGGCGCGCTGGCAGCGCGACGGGCGGGATATCGCCCTCCTGGTCGGCGGACCGGACGGGCTGTCGGAAGTCTGCCGGCAGCGCGCTGCGGAAAGCTGGAGTCTATCGCGGATGACCTTTCCGCATCCCCTGGTGCGGGTCATCGTCGCCGAACAGTTGTACCGGGCCTGGACCCTCCTCAATCACCACCCTTACCATCGCTGA
- a CDS encoding Maf family protein, which translates to MQPKDLKLILASTSPRRRELLGRFGLPFEVLGVEVEEVPRRGEAAEDYVRRVASDKSAQGQSMAPSDAAVLAADTEVVLDGQIFGKPQGPEHAREMLGRLSGRTHEVLSAVSLRRGNCHWQALSVSRVRFRDIGLEEIDAYWASGEPADKAGAYAIQGRGELFVAELQGSFSGVMGLPLLETARLLQQLGLGTAHLLAGAAP; encoded by the coding sequence ATGCAGCCCAAAGACCTCAAGCTGATCCTCGCCTCGACCTCGCCCAGGCGCCGTGAGCTGCTGGGCCGCTTCGGCCTGCCGTTCGAGGTGCTCGGAGTCGAGGTGGAAGAGGTGCCCCGGCGCGGGGAAGCCGCCGAGGATTATGTGCGCCGGGTGGCATCCGACAAGTCCGCGCAGGGACAGAGCATGGCGCCGTCCGACGCGGCAGTGTTGGCGGCCGACACTGAGGTCGTGCTCGACGGGCAAATCTTCGGCAAGCCGCAGGGACCGGAACATGCACGGGAGATGCTGGGCCGGCTGTCGGGACGGACCCACGAAGTGCTCAGTGCGGTGTCTCTGCGCCGCGGCAACTGCCACTGGCAGGCGTTGAGCGTCAGCCGGGTACGGTTCCGCGACATCGGCCTGGAGGAAATCGACGCCTACTGGGCCAGCGGTGAGCCGGCGGATAAGGCGGGCGCCTATGCCATCCAGGGCCGCGGAGAGCTGTTCGTGGCCGAACTTCAGGGCAGCTTTTCCGGCGTCATGGGCCTGCCGCTGCTGGAAACGGCCCGTCTGCTACAGCAGCTGGGACTGGGGACCGCGCACCTCCTGGCCGGAGCCGCGCCATGA
- the rng gene encoding ribonuclease G, with protein sequence MSDEILINVTPPETRVAIIENGVVQEVLIERTRRRGLVGNIYKGKICRVLPGMQAVFVDIGLERAAFLHISDLSAAEREKAGTDKIEAIFKEGQEIAVQVVKDPIGTKGARLSTEISVPSVYEVYMPFAKTSGVSQRIECEAERARLRACVEAFQREHGTGGFIARTSAEGVDESLLRADMLFLLKLWNSIAQRIKTAKVRMLLHEDLPLSMRVLRDLRRTRVDKIRVDSRETHARLTKFAKEFVPEIAPMIEHYAGERPLFDLYGVEEEIQKALERRVTLKSGGYLIFDQTEAMTTVDVNTGAFVGGRNLEETIFKTNLEAAQAIARQLRLRNLGGIIIIDFIDMRDEDHKAQVLQALSRHLERDPAKNTISEVSPLGLVEMTRKRTRESLEQVLCEPCPACGGRGVLKTAETTCLDIFREIIREVRQYQVQELLVLASNEVVERLLDEEADTLSELESFIGVPIKFRAEAQYNQEQYDVVIL encoded by the coding sequence ATGAGCGACGAGATACTCATCAACGTTACGCCGCCGGAAACCCGTGTCGCCATTATCGAAAACGGGGTCGTTCAGGAGGTCTTGATCGAGCGGACCCGCCGCCGCGGTCTGGTCGGCAACATTTACAAGGGCAAGATCTGCCGGGTGCTGCCCGGCATGCAGGCGGTGTTCGTCGACATCGGCCTCGAACGGGCGGCCTTCCTGCACATCTCCGACCTGAGCGCGGCGGAACGTGAAAAGGCCGGCACCGACAAGATCGAAGCCATCTTCAAGGAAGGCCAGGAGATCGCCGTGCAGGTCGTCAAGGACCCCATCGGCACCAAGGGCGCCCGTTTGAGCACCGAGATTTCGGTGCCGTCGGTTTATGAAGTCTACATGCCGTTTGCCAAGACTTCCGGTGTATCGCAGCGGATCGAATGCGAAGCGGAAAGGGCGCGCTTGCGCGCCTGTGTGGAGGCTTTCCAGCGGGAGCACGGCACCGGCGGCTTCATCGCCCGGACTTCGGCGGAGGGCGTGGACGAGTCCCTGCTGCGGGCGGACATGCTGTTCCTGCTCAAGCTCTGGAACTCCATCGCCCAGCGGATCAAGACCGCGAAGGTCAGGATGCTGCTGCACGAGGATCTGCCCCTGAGCATGCGCGTGCTGCGCGATCTGCGCCGCACGCGGGTGGACAAGATCCGGGTGGATTCACGGGAAACCCACGCGCGGCTTACCAAGTTCGCGAAGGAGTTCGTGCCGGAGATCGCTCCGATGATCGAGCATTATGCCGGCGAGCGGCCGCTGTTCGACCTCTACGGCGTGGAAGAAGAAATTCAGAAGGCGCTGGAGCGGCGGGTGACGCTCAAGTCCGGCGGCTATCTGATCTTCGACCAGACCGAGGCGATGACCACGGTCGATGTCAACACCGGCGCCTTCGTCGGAGGGCGCAACCTCGAGGAAACCATCTTCAAGACCAATCTCGAGGCGGCCCAGGCCATTGCCCGTCAGCTCCGGCTGAGGAATCTGGGTGGCATCATCATCATCGACTTCATCGACATGCGGGACGAGGATCACAAGGCTCAGGTCCTGCAGGCACTGAGCCGGCATCTCGAGCGCGACCCGGCCAAGAACACCATCAGCGAGGTGTCGCCCCTGGGCCTGGTGGAGATGACCCGCAAACGCACCCGCGAGAGTCTGGAGCAGGTGCTGTGCGAGCCTTGCCCTGCCTGCGGCGGGCGCGGGGTGCTGAAAACCGCGGAAACGACCTGTCTGGACATCTTCCGTGAAATCATCCGCGAGGTGCGCCAATACCAGGTCCAGGAGCTGTTGGTACTGGCGTCCAACGAAGTGGTGGAGCGGCTGTTGGACGAGGAGGCGGACACCTTGTCTGAACTCGAATCTTTCATCGGCGTCCCGATCAAGTTCCGCGCCGAGGCCCAGTACAACCAGGAACAGTACGATGTCGTGATCCTCTAG